Proteins from a genomic interval of Neisseria arctica:
- a CDS encoding efflux transporter outer membrane subunit, translated as MKMTTIKPVLTAVAAGLILSACTMIPKYEQPAVNIPTSFKYDTAEPGIQAASLGWQDYFADPRLHRLIELALAQNTDLKAAALNAEAVRSQYMISRASLLPGINASGSGSRSRVAADLAGGASSISSAYNIGLGITAYEIDLFGKARSNAEAALQSYFATVAGKDSAHLALIAGVAKAYFNERYAEESMKLAQNVLKTREQTYKLTQLKHKAGVISAVDLRQQEALIEAAKASYSSAVQGREQARNALAVLINQPLPDDLPDGLPLSKQFKIERLPAGLSSEVLLNRPDIRAAEFALKQANANIGAARAAFFPSISLTGMVGTGSTELSGLFGAGNRTWTFAPSINLPIFNWGSNVANLDYAKLKQQVEVVNYEAAVQSAFRDVADALVAREQLDKTYAANVSQSKAYADYLRLVNLRYKHGVASALDLLDAERSSYGADTALLSTQLTRLENLADLYKALGGGLKRFTTQEEPVSQ; from the coding sequence ATGAAAATGACAACTATAAAACCTGTTTTGACTGCGGTGGCGGCAGGTCTCATTTTGTCGGCATGTACGATGATTCCGAAATATGAGCAACCTGCGGTGAATATACCCACTTCTTTTAAATATGATACTGCCGAGCCCGGAATCCAAGCAGCCTCTTTGGGGTGGCAGGATTATTTTGCAGACCCGCGCTTACATCGGCTGATTGAGTTGGCTTTGGCTCAGAATACGGATCTGAAGGCAGCGGCACTCAATGCAGAGGCTGTGCGTTCTCAATATATGATCAGCAGAGCCTCATTACTGCCTGGTATCAATGCCAGCGGTAGCGGCAGTCGGTCGCGTGTTGCTGCAGACCTGGCCGGAGGAGCTTCGTCTATTTCCTCTGCCTATAATATAGGTTTGGGCATTACGGCTTATGAGATAGATTTGTTCGGCAAGGCACGTAGTAATGCAGAGGCTGCTTTGCAAAGTTATTTTGCAACTGTGGCCGGTAAAGATTCTGCCCATTTGGCTTTGATTGCGGGGGTGGCAAAGGCCTATTTCAATGAGCGTTATGCCGAAGAAAGCATGAAGTTGGCGCAAAATGTTTTAAAAACCCGCGAACAAACTTATAAGCTGACTCAATTGAAGCATAAGGCAGGAGTAATATCCGCAGTCGATTTACGGCAGCAGGAAGCACTAATTGAAGCAGCGAAGGCATCTTACTCCTCTGCGGTACAAGGCAGGGAACAAGCGCGTAATGCTTTGGCGGTGTTGATTAACCAACCGTTACCTGATGATTTGCCGGATGGGTTGCCTTTAAGTAAGCAGTTTAAAATTGAGCGGCTGCCTGCCGGATTATCTTCGGAAGTATTGCTGAACCGACCGGATATTCGTGCCGCAGAATTTGCTTTGAAACAAGCCAATGCCAATATCGGAGCGGCCCGCGCCGCCTTTTTCCCGAGCATCAGTCTCACGGGTATGGTGGGAACCGGATCTACTGAGTTGAGCGGTTTGTTCGGTGCTGGTAACCGTACTTGGACATTTGCGCCCAGTATTAATCTGCCGATTTTCAATTGGGGTAGTAATGTTGCCAATTTGGACTATGCAAAATTGAAACAACAAGTAGAAGTAGTTAATTATGAAGCGGCTGTACAGTCGGCTTTCAGAGATGTTGCTGATGCTTTGGTCGCACGGGAGCAGCTGGATAAAACGTATGCGGCGAATGTTAGCCAAAGCAAAGCATATGCCGATTATTTGAGATTGGTTAATTTACGCTATAAACACGGCGTGGCCAGTGCGTTAGATTTGCTAGATGCAGAACGTAGTAGCTATGGTGCGGATACGGCTTTATTGAGCACGCAGCTTACTCGTTTGGAAAATTTAGCCGACCTATATAAAGCACTTGGAGGAGGTTTAAAGCGCTTTACTACCCAAGAAGAGCCTGTTTCTCAGTAA
- the rpmB gene encoding 50S ribosomal protein L28: MARVCKVTGKRPMSGNNVSHANNKTKRRFLPNLQSRRFWVESENRWVRLRVSNAALRTIDKVGIDVVLADLRARGEA, from the coding sequence ATGGCACGAGTTTGCAAAGTGACCGGTAAGCGCCCGATGTCTGGCAACAACGTATCACACGCCAACAACAAAACCAAACGTCGTTTTTTGCCCAACTTGCAATCACGTCGTTTTTGGGTAGAGAGTGAAAACCGCTGGGTTCGCCTGCGTGTATCTAACGCAGCATTGCGCACCATTGATAAAGTAGGCATTGATGTCGTATTGGCTGATCTGCGTGCTCGCGGCGAAGCTTAA
- the rpmG gene encoding 50S ribosomal protein L33: protein MRDKIKLESSAGTGHFYTTTKNKRTMPGKLEIKKFDPVARKHVIYKETKLK from the coding sequence ATGCGCGATAAAATCAAATTGGAATCTAGTGCAGGTACTGGCCACTTTTACACCACTACCAAAAACAAACGCACTATGCCCGGCAAGCTAGAGATCAAAAAATTTGATCCGGTAGCCCGTAAGCATGTTATCTATAAAGAAACCAAATTGAAAT